Within Crassostrea angulata isolate pt1a10 chromosome 2, ASM2561291v2, whole genome shotgun sequence, the genomic segment atgcgggttatgaaggtagcgatcattgcagaacaAAATTACATAACCTGTTAACGCTAAGTTGCCTATAACCGTGATCCTTTTTTTTCTCTTAGCTATAGTCTGTCctaagttattgcttccatccctttttgaggatttttaataaaaaaaacaaaaccacatatctgtgaaagaaatacagttgaaatcaataaaagagaatttatccaagatatcttcaatgaacaattgtcatttttcactcataccagttcacaggaacgaaaacttcccatttataatgggaaatgtttacatcttctcTCTATTCgcaagtactcgggataccgcaatttttcaacgttatcatccgggctttttaatggctgatgcaatgcaaaatccccatagattgtgtattgaaatctgaagcggtagagggtgTTTCAAAgtagataatctggacatttttcatattagtggatgaacgtagtttgagcacaaaggtatttatgattatcgaaatatcaagcaaaaagtagtggaagcaaaaactcgggacagagtatagtcaagatttcaaataataagtctagcccccaccttcaattttcttccgacgccactgtatGGAACCCACAACTCAAAAGGCATATTTTTATATGAGGTTAGCTAATGCCTAGTGTCTAaacactgagccatttcagtcacaaaaAATTCTTGAAATCATAAATGCGATATTGGCCACCAAtgtacggacttgtattatttttctaaaacgttcaattgttgggatacaaaatgatagcTTCAATGTACGGTGGGTAGGCTCTCCCTGTTTTAGCTGATTTAAATCGGTTTTATTTTCAGTAGACATTGACGAAAATATGTAGCACAGgcccactctatgaaagaaaagaCACCAAAGTTCTAAAAGATGTCAATGTCTGGAGTATTTGTAAATACCTATAAGCCagtttacatgtaaatcaacaTATTTCAAGTATTGAACATGTCTTAATTAGGGTTACAAATCGATgttatgtttaaatatatattgctatgatttttttaaaaatacttatcAGATCTGTTAGGCTACTACTTTcgtttttcaatatttcatctGTCCTGATATAGGCATTTCACACGCCTTATCAATCCATtttctttacatgtatgttgattaatattttcaatCGATATGCTATACACAGTATGTACATTTACCACGTTCGTTTaacgtttttaaaattttgatccgCGCCTGTCCAAGATCAGTTGTCATTTCGGAATTTTAATTTCCGATGGTATTGACTTCACATACTAGTGCCCGTTATTAATTTCCGATGAAAAATCCATGATGATAATTCCCGATGGTTTACATAATTGcataataaacttttaaaactctAACTATCCGATATTTAAAGACACATGGCTTCGAGGCAAAGAAAGGTTTGTTTTTACTACTTTTTATTGTGTATGAAATATTCAAATCAAGGGGAAATGAATGCATTGACTGTTCACCGTTAGCCCGCGATTAGGTAACATGCGTGATGCCCTTGGACGAGAGTATTGTCGTCAAGTTAGAAATGAGATACAAAGCTGTGTAAACAAAACCCAGGTCActtttttgttaacatttttgatATCCATGTGTAGACCAAAAAATATTGTGATTAAGGCTAGTGACtgtttatctacatgtatgttcaaTATGAACTAGCAGATAGaaaaaatcagcttaaaaaagagcttttactggtaaattgaaacaatgtaaacaaaaacaaggcatGCACCACCCAGTttatataacaaagaattgttaaCTCTGTATCTTGATTATAACTCTACTacttacactcaaattttggttaatCATTAGAAGTGCATTACTTACCGGGTAAAGCTGCATGGTCcgatttaatatcaaattttatgcacgcttttaaacgatggttatgctaagtatatgtataataatagacattgcagtagttttccaagtcaattaagccaaatgccaaattttaatgaagaaaaatacgtacaaaatttgctaacaaaacaaatcaCATAAAAGGGTAACATGTtattcgcctcatgttaaatttcacccctgacatggagacgggtatggttgtattatgACTTTGTCATCGCTTTGAATGAAGGTCGAAATGAttagacaaattacaaataaacatgtgtacgttttgttcgctattatttctgaagtttgctttctttacaattgatgcatagcatgcgggttgaatgaCCTCAATccttcgggggacgaaaccaaacggtttctttttctaaacattcccgcgatgcattttggtttgtttttttgtttgcccaaaaagaattttttttcatttactttgaatatttctaactttgaaaggagactgattctgctggtgtaaataggagaaagtccattactttctaaaataaatggtttgtatggaaaaaatgttgatactgtaataacaaataaatcggaccaagcagctttaaagattgtacacaataaaaaaagagaaataaaagtTGACCAAAACCGTGACCAAGTACcattaaaaagtacatgtaccttcttGAAGTTCTTCCAAAGTATAAAGAGAGTTTCTGATATTTGCTGTTGGATCAAACAAGAAACCAGAAACCGTTCACTTTGGAAAATGAAATCGACATGAATTACCGTAAATGAATTGATAAGGCCTTTTTTTAAGAGAAACacatgagagagaaagagagagagaaagagagagagagagagttttgatGAACAGATTTAAtactaatgtattttaaatttattgtgtTATTTAATTTATAGATCGAGAGGATTATTTCCCAGCTACACCTTACACTAAGTAGATCCTACAGCTCAAATTCAGGTCACATACTGAACAAAAGATGGACTCTTTGTCACTGCATGAAGAGATGGGAACCCAAAATCTACTCCACATCTTCTTCTTTCAATGGCTTTTACGAGACAGCACAAAGGTTTCGACGATCAAGTAGATTAAAAGTAAggtttttattatcatacgaTGAGAGTAGTAATCAATAATTCCATTATGTTTGTAACATTTCCATTAGGTAAAAACTTAGtttatatttgacatatatgAACTTATCTGCATGATGTTTGATAATGTTTAAggtttttataaaaaagtgttATTTATACACCTAATGATAGAAATGAATAAATTACTTTACTGTGAAATTGCTAATAGCAATATGAATGTTTTAATGTAGTTCATGCTATCTCTTCGCAGAAAATATCAACCAATTACTGTCAAATACAAAAACCCAACAAcaagataaaaaacaaaagatgaatAGTCCCCATGAACAtgcttatatatattaatagCTTATGTGTCACATTTAACATTTTGCATAAACATGTTGcataaataaaacacattttctatgaatttaattttaagatttaaagaaTGTCTTGCTCTTACCTTGCTTATTATGgttattttatgtataaaaagtCCCTATCCTAATTTCTAATAATTTTATGCATTAGTACCAGTatccacataatttttttttttatgcttgACCATGACAATATATATAAACCTTGTCAGACttgtcaatatttcattttcacaacATTTACCTCAAAATTTATCGGCCTCTGTCTTTGGACTTCTTTATTTTCATGAGGACTGTTAGTATGGCTAATTGTTATTCTGCTTCACTTACATTTTtttggtaatatttttttcttaattacagACAGGGAAATCGGCATCACAGCAGGACAACCAAGCTGATCAAGCAACAAAGTCCAACAATGTGGAAAGTGAGATAGAGAAACACATTGCTGAAATAGAGACAGAACTTAACACACTCACGCAGAAGTCGATAAAACTGGAGAAGTCCAAGAGGTTAAAGCATCTCGCAGAAGGGGCCATGCTGTTGCTATGGCTTTACTTTATTTATATGGTCTATAAAAGTAAGTTTAGTTCTGTAAAACTACAATATAATAGTCTGTAAGAGATAAATTTTCATACCATTAGATCTTTTATTGGAACCCGGTTTTTAATCATGTCTTATTAATATGGTTCTTTTTTAAGTTTACACATTTTCCAAAATGAGGCAatcaattgaatattttttattatcaatctGTGTGTGATATGTgtgtgtgttattttttaattttcaaagagCACTGAGAAATTTGATAATTATTCCTCTCATATCAAAATTGTGATGACAATCATATTTGTGATATGCATGATATGTTACGCAATTGTAAAATGTCAAACATGTGTTTAGCCAATAAAATCGAGTCTTACACTTAGTGTTACATTCAGAATCAAATGAATCAGGTAGGATTTTTATAGATGGAgtcatgcatttaaaataaagatcaatgtcttaaaatacatataacattACCTTGTACATTTATCTGAGTTTATTTTTGAGTACATTCATTTGCAGTGGATCTAGCAGACATGGTAGATAAAATGAACAAAGACTCATTGATTCAGCCAGAGAAAGGAGACGTGACATTCAATGATGTCATAGGGGTGAGTTTGATTGGCCAATTTAATTAACCATTTACACTTATTTGCAGTATATGTaatgtgtatgtacatgtaggatcTCTTGAATAATGATAGTACgtgtactgtaaattccttatattacgcaagtacttaattccgcgatcctgCGGTTTCAGACCAAAtcacgagaatataaaatcgcaaacaccgaatttttattgttatttcttAAAGTTTTCAACTCTTAGAAAACAatagcgagattttaaaatctgcgaagAATGCTTTTCGCAATTTTACGCTGATATTATTTCCTCGCGGTTAATAAAGAATCTACAGTACATAATTATGTCATTGATATGTTCCAGCAAGTTGTACACATTTTATATCCCCAATCATTGGTTGGATAGAAATAATATTCCATCACCAATCATGATCAATTCTTCCTAATATGATTTTAATCACTTTTGGATGATGGAATccctatatttaaaaaaaaaaaattgatgtaaaaGATCCAAACATCATTAATTTTCAATAGTACCATAATagactgtagattccttattttacgcgtgtacttaattccgcgattccaCGATTTTCTATTAAATCGCGGGAACATAAAATCGTGAATTCAATGCGAAATTTTATCAAAGTCTCATGTACTTTACATATGTCTggaaattaaaagcgagattttaacaTTCATGAGACAGGCTTCTTGCGATTttatgcggatattaattcctcgcgtttaattaggaatttacagtatgtacttttcaaaaattcatagtgacgtatataaaaaaaataatcacattGGTAATATCCAGATATGTGATAAAATGTGATATGATTGgagatgttttaaaatttattgatttttatttgtttgtagaTTGATGAAGTCAAGGAGGAATTGGAGACGGTGGTGAGTTATCTGAAGGATCCACAGAAGTACACTCGACTAGGGGCCAATATGCCCAAAGGTTAGGTTTAAAATGATTTGTACAGGAAATAATCTAATCTTTGTAAATTAATCTCATAATTTTATACCAAACCACTATGCTGaacttttcttattttaaattctaCCAGCTGGAGCATGGTTTATAAGATGggaatattgtaaatttttaagcagATTTTCAGTTGAACTTTGATGCCTCGAACACTTTTCTCGAATAAAATGgttatgtcaaagtgatttgttagtcccaaccacttattttataagtattttacccttgatatcttgaatacttggatatctttaagttttttaacaGTCCCATCTACTTTGGAATATCAAAGTTTGACTGTGAATAGTTTgggattaaattaatttttttcactatttatattaattttttcaacaaacGGGGCTGTATGTAGTAttatgcacccccccccccccaaattaaaAGTTCTGAGGAAAGCTTTGAAATTAAAGttgaaaataagaataaattaAAGTTAAGCTATAGTTATACTcagtttaattgtttaaaattatttggcAAGAAAGTATGTCACAATATAGCCAAGGGATTTCATACATCCTTAAAATTCATATCTGCAGATGTTCAACGTAAGAAACCTGTCTCAAAACTCatagtaattatttttttattgtcctACCTACTGAGTTTCTGCTTTTGATCCTAGGTCTGCTTATGACTGGACCACCTGGGTGTGGGAAGACCTTTCTTGCCAAGGCCACAGCAGGTAACCTCTAACCTTTGACCTTATGACAAGATGTGATTGATTGATTGTTTATTGTTTAGAGTCTCTTCATGATAAACTTTGTACACAAGCAAGGCCCGTGTGAATTTCTACTATTACTAactttaaacatatttaattcTTATATGAGAAAATGTTTTGAGAACTTCATagtctcaaactttttttttctcattgtgAACCGGTCTATTCAGGATTTAATTTGTTCAGACTTTCATCATAGACCTTTTTTGGAGAAATTTGTCGTGTCAAACAATTTCATCATTAGACACAATCATGATAAATAGTATTGATTTCAGAACTCTGGAATAATGTTTCTTATGTATTGACGTACCGTGGaaacattaaaattcgtggtggctcaattttcgtggtatttgtGGGTAGCGCTCCCCCATGAATTTACATTCTctacgaaaacaaattttggaAGAGTTTGTTTTCTTACTGATACTAAAAACCACCAAATCCACGAAATgacatccccacgaataagcaaaaatcccacaattcacaaaaattgacccccacgaatttaaataattccacagtatttgGTCCTTGAATGAAGCACTTGTTTATTGTAAGTGGTCCTCATATAAAggacttgtacatgtatatatgtgtggTCCTTGTATTTACAGGCGAGGCCAATGTTAACTTCTACTATATCTCCGCCTCCAGCTTAGAGGACAAATACGTGGGAACTGGAGCAAAACGTTTACGTGAAGTGTTCAGTAAGTTGCACACAATCTTTGCATGCCATCTgatgtacaatacatgtatcttaaagtTGGATAAGGGTGATAACTCTGGATCTACCTTGAATGTGAGATGCatagtacagtaaaacttgtttagtacaAACACAGATATAGCAAATTATTTCCTATTTAGCTTTTAACTTGAGATTTGATTGGCTTATTAGCCAGATGAAAACTTCCGTACACCTGGCTTGAGCCAGAGGTAAATAACGTGACATCACAAGGCATTAAATGTGTCGTCTAAATGCATTTATAATGCATAAATGGCATATCTTGAAAGTATTATACACTCTTAATTGTACATAGGAAACTGGTTGATTTGGTTAACATTGGAAATAAGATTTGTTAACCAGGTCCAATTAGGGTGTGCGGCGATTTACTCCTGAGCCTTAGGGTATATGTACAGCACCTGGGGTAAAGGCCTCAGAGTGTATGGGCCTTAGAGTGTATGGACAGCACCTGGTGTAAAGGCCTCAGAGTGTATGGGCCTTAGGGTGCATGGACAGCACCTTGGGTAAAGGCCTCAGAGTGTATGGGCCTTAGGGTGCATGGACAGCACCTGGGGTAAAGGCCTCAGAGTGTATGGATCACAACTAAGGGTAAATCCCCAATCACCCTTGATTGAACCTGGAGAACTAATATTCTTAGATATAGCGGAAGTttcttttttacacaaaaggtgTTCTTATTTAATGACTGAATCAGCACATGTTGTAGAAAACATATTCACCATAATTTTTTACTACAAATTTCTTACTTTGATACATGATGAATATGTAGCAAACATGACCAATTGTCACTATGAATTCACCACaaccaagtttcattgaaagcAAAATGCATGTATTCATATTAACTTTGATGCTTGTCTTTGTAGATGTAGCTAAGAAGAATTCACCCAGTGTAGTGTTTATAGATGAGGTGGACAGTATAGGATCTAACAGGATGTCACAGAGTATGGACAGAAGCTTTGCTTACCAGACACTGCATCAACTTCTGGTGGAATTAGATGGGTAAACCTTAAACCTTGCTCTGTCTCGGCCTTTTGCCACCTCTAAAATATTGTTAGTTGTTTAAGTCTTAAACAACCTAGTGGTTGAAATTTTagttgatgtatttttgtgatatttcagatttgaaaataattcagGAGTGGTTGTCATAGCAGCAACAAACAGACATGATGTACTAGACTGGTAAGTATAACCAAACAAAGGTTAAAGGTCAAAGTTAAAGGTCAAAGTTAAAGGTCAAGCAATATCAGTGTAGTCTTTGCTACAAAATATGGTTTACTTAATAATCAGAAAGGGTTTGGAGGAGGGTGTTATACAATGTTTGTTGTGAAAGGGTTTTCCATTCCTCCCCCCTGGCGTATTGAATTAAATCAAGCTATTGAGATTACTAGTATTACAATGTAAGTTGTTGGTCCTCAGCTTTGTCTTCATTTAAATCTGTATACATTTATGAGCAATAAATCTTCTTACCggtatttctttttatcaatcaCTGTTGGCTTAATTAAATCTCTTCCCAACAGAGCACTTGCAATAATGTGACTTATATAGTAAATATAATCTAAAGACTTAATATATGTGTATGTAATATATTCCTCAACAAAAGAGGTTgtctataaattttttattttttcaagcacacaaggtttaaaaaaaaatttctaacaGTTAAGGCCTGTCAATAGATTACCACTTACATAAAAGACACAACAGTCTATGGATGTTGCCTTTCTTACACTGTTTCCTATTTTTTCATGTTGTAGGGCCCTAACCAGACCGGGTCGCTTTGACATGGTTGTCTCTGTTCCATTGCCGAATGTTAAAGAGAGAGAAGACATGTTTGTGTACTACCTGAGTAAAGTCCGGCATGACAGCTGTAAGTAACACATACTTCAGTtacatcaatattcgttgaatacgaATTTTTACCATAAATATAAGCTCTGGTATATTTGACAATGTGTTACAGTAATAAACATTCTTGAAATCGTCAAAGTTCAGTACTTAAAgtctattaaaaatatttaaatttcatgtccacCAAAATAAGTGGTTTTACGCTACAATGTACTTaagtttataaacaatttttaatgatttctaAACTCATATTTGCAATTTACATgtgaatatttgatttaataattCCAGTATTGGTGTTGTGATTTTACAGCTCTGGATATAAACCAACTTGCTAGGTCTACCTTAGGATGTTCAGGTACGAGGAAATGATAAGTGTACACTGTAATCAATGGACACtgcttttaattcaaaatttaatttctgGAATTAGTAGCCTCATTAAATCACTAGAAGCATCCTCCATTTGTAAATCTccacttcattaaaaaaaaaaaattactctaTTTTTCTTGAAGTTCACACTTGTAAACTACAAGAAATTATGACAAGAATTTGGAAGTCATGGTATTATATTATCACCAAATACACCTGGAATATTACACCTGTATTTTGTTCTATGACAGGTGCAGACATCAGTAACATAGTGAACCAGGCTGCATTCCAGGCGGCGCGGGCTGGAGAGACAGAGGTCAATATGGGTCATCTGGAGTACGCCAAAGAAAAGATCCGGGACGGTAAGTGGTAGATTGGGATTATTTGATTGGTTAGAGAAATCTTCAAGCAATGGCTATTTTTTAACATCAAACagattttatgtttaatatGGCCTTATTCCTTCAATACGCCAAGAAAAGTATTTGGGAAGGTGAAATATTGATTCAGATCCGTTgattgaacattaaaaaatatacacttCCACAAAGGAAGTTTTAATGATTATGGCTTGTTTCTTGCAGACCTTATATTCTTTTAGccaatttttgacattttcacttGGTTTGGAAGATCGGGGGTTACTGACAATGTTGTCTTCTTCTAAAGCACATTGTTTAATAATCCCTGAAATTTCTCTCCCACAGGTCAGCTGAAGGCACATAAGCTTGACCAGGAGACCATAAACATCATAGCTGTGCGGGAGGCAGCATACGCCCTTGTGGCGTACTATTCCAAATTTGGCATACCACTCAACAAAACCTCAATTCTTATGAGGGGCAACAATATAGGGCTGGTAGGTTAAGTTTAACGCTTAGGAAAGATgctcatttatattttttttctctcttttttttttttttaatttgtttaatcaGCTTTTACTTCTGTAGGCGAAATATATTATGGTCTAGAATTTAATTTGAAAGATTAATTTGCCCAATACTTAATATTTGCTCAATTTCTGTAGAGTAAGAAGATATTGGTCTGTATTTTAGATGTGTTTCTTCTGTTAAATTGATTATctgctttttgtttttttaagacAGAAATGTTTACTGTTATTATAACATATtcatattgttttttctttttggatACTGTAAAGAATTtaaatactttgtttttaaagagtttgtttattaataaattgatttttgtttattttaaagttaacaTTGCACAATACATCTCCTTTAATGTGATAATCTGCATCTATCCACTCATATATGATCTGACTGTTCACATCAAGTTActcttattataatatttagcAATATTAGTGTAGAAATATGTACttttcatgtatttttgtaAAGCCGATGGTATCTGTTTGACATCTATCTTTATTAATAGAAATCCATATCACACACTTGTTTCTGCATACTAATTAAACTTCCATGCTTTTATTTAAGTTTTCTGTTAATGTTGATTGactgtgttttatttttcttgatgttgtttgtttgttttttgttttaacttcTGAGGACTTTAATGgagatttgttattttattgtcaTGTTTTATCTCTGTAGACCAAGCTGTTACCAGAGGGACACTCCGACATGGTCAGCTCTAACAAAGATCAGGTTCTGGCCAAGCTGGACTTTCTAATGGCCGGCCGGGCTGCAGAGAGCATGATATTTGGAAAGGACAATGTCATGAAAGGTTTGTCTTGTCTGTACACATCATTTTTGATGTAAGAATTCAGGCCATTTTGAAATACCTCTCCTGCACTTGaggatttgaatttttgtgaagttgatttaaaaatcattttttcggtgcaataattcaacaaatgaatgtaatgattgtgtatttattgaaaatgtaccaatattctaaaatttgtacccccccccccccaaaaaaaaaaatacagaggAGATAAAAAAGACTGTTATTGATTAATGACAATGTctttttatggagaaacattggaagttctaacttcacacagagattgcttatgaccagtCCAAAGGGTGTGTCGTGAACtggacccaaggtcatttggtaAAGTGTATGGTCAttggaatgaaaaaaattaaagtttgtgtCTGCTATGCACTGTACttaaggagaaatatgaaagtttctatttttttcaattttttttcgtatTAATAAGGTTATAAATCACTACAAAACTAACACACGTTTTTGtacactgtagctcccaggttgtccattcaaatttatttcagaccaaagctacagacctgcagtaaaCACAAAGTTGtttgtgacctgtaaatatttCCTGACTTGAGCTTTGCTTATTTGTGctagttcaatttttttttgtaatagagAAATacagttttgat encodes:
- the LOC128172940 gene encoding ATP-dependent zinc metalloprotease YME1L1-like; translation: MASRQRKIERIISQLHLTLSRSYSSNSGHILNKRWTLCHCMKRWEPKIYSTSSSFNGFYETAQRFRRSSRLKTGKSASQQDNQADQATKSNNVESEIEKHIAEIETELNTLTQKSIKLEKSKRLKHLAEGAMLLLWLYFIYMVYKMDLADMVDKMNKDSLIQPEKGDVTFNDVIGIDEVKEELETVVSYLKDPQKYTRLGANMPKGLLMTGPPGCGKTFLAKATAGEANVNFYYISASSLEDKYVGTGAKRLREVFNVAKKNSPSVVFIDEVDSIGSNRMSQSMDRSFAYQTLHQLLVELDGFENNSGVVVIAATNRHDVLDWALTRPGRFDMVVSVPLPNVKEREDMFVYYLSKVRHDSSLDINQLARSTLGCSGADISNIVNQAAFQAARAGETEVNMGHLEYAKEKIRDGQLKAHKLDQETINIIAVREAAYALVAYYSKFGIPLNKTSILMRGNNIGLTKLLPEGHSDMVSSNKDQVLAKLDFLMAGRAAESMIFGKDNVMKGSGKTLEEATNLARAYVSKYGMSEKAGTRIFSSKEEALASPEYQDMLNEEINRLLKEAYKRADEVLQSHKKELLMLADNLKKYETLNKEDVKTLLKGEQLKR